A genome region from Taeniopygia guttata chromosome 18, bTaeGut7.mat, whole genome shotgun sequence includes the following:
- the NDEL1 gene encoding nuclear distribution protein nudE-like 1 isoform X2 — MDSEEIPTFSSPKEETAYWKELSLKYKQSFQEAREELAEFQEGSRELEAELEAQLVQAEQRNRDLQADNQRLKYEVETLKEKLEHQYAQSYKQVSLLEDDLSQTRAIKDQLHKYVRELEQANDDLERAKRATIVSLEDFEQRLNQAIERNAFLESELDDKESLLVSVQRLKDEARDLRQELAVRERQQEVTRKSAPSSPTLDCEKMDSAVQASLSLPATPVGKGSENSFPSPKAIPNGFGTSPLTPSARISALNIVGDLLRKVGALESKLAACRNFAKDQASRKSYISGTVGSAVMSSSGTKYPHPGHTSFFDKGAVNGFDQGPPGLGGSRPSSAPGMLPLSV; from the exons ATGGACAGTGAAGAAATCCCTACTTTTTCGAGTCCAAAGGAGGAAACTGCATATTGGAAAGAGCTTTCCTTGAAGTACAAGCAAAG cttccaggaggcccgTGAGGAGCTGGCTGAGTTccaggaggggagcagggagttGGAGGCTGAGTTGGAGGCACAGCTAGTGCAGGCTGAGCAGAGGAACAGAGATTTGCAAGCAGATAACCAAAGACTGAAATATGAAGTGGAAACATTAAAG GAGAAACTGGAGCACCAGTACGCCCAGAGTTACAAGCAGGTGTCGTTGTTGGAGGATGACCTGAGCCAGACAAGGGCCATCAAAGATCAGCTGCACAAATATgtgagggagctggagcaggcCAACGATGACCTGGAACGTGCCAAGAG GGCAACAATAGTTTCATTGGAAGACTTTGAACAAAGGCTGAACCAAGCTATTgagagaaatgcatttttagaAAGTGAACTGGATGACAAGGAGTCATTGCTGGTCTCTGTACAGAGATTAAAGGATGAAGCAAGAG ACCTCCGGCAGGAGCTGGCTGTGagggaaaggcagcaggaggTGACCCGAAAATCAGCGCCCAGCTCCCCCACGCTGGACTGTGAGAAGATGGATTCAGCTGTCCAGGCCTCTCTCTCCTTGCCAGCCACACCCGTTGGAAAAGGATCAGAAAATagttttccttccccaaaag CTATACCAAATGGGTTTGGTACCAGCCCACTCACTCCTTCAGCTCGAATATCTGCACTCAACATTGTGGGAGATCTGCTACGCAAAGTGGGG GCCTTAGAATCCAAATTAGCTGCTTGCAGGAATTTTGCAAAGGACCAGGCATCACGGAAATCCTACATTTCAGGGACCGTGGGCAGCGCCGTGATGAGCAGCAGCGGCACAAAGTACCCACACCCCGGGCACACGTCCTTCTTCGACAAGGG ggcagtgaACGGCTTTGACCAAGGGCCCCCCGGCCTGGGGGGCTCCCGACCCTCCTCGGCGCCGGGAATGCTCCCCCTGAGCGTATGA
- the NDEL1 gene encoding nuclear distribution protein nudE-like 1 isoform X1 has product MESLGSLFKVVLIMDSEEIPTFSSPKEETAYWKELSLKYKQSFQEAREELAEFQEGSRELEAELEAQLVQAEQRNRDLQADNQRLKYEVETLKEKLEHQYAQSYKQVSLLEDDLSQTRAIKDQLHKYVRELEQANDDLERAKRATIVSLEDFEQRLNQAIERNAFLESELDDKESLLVSVQRLKDEARDLRQELAVRERQQEVTRKSAPSSPTLDCEKMDSAVQASLSLPATPVGKGSENSFPSPKAIPNGFGTSPLTPSARISALNIVGDLLRKVGALESKLAACRNFAKDQASRKSYISGTVGSAVMSSSGTKYPHPGHTSFFDKGAVNGFDQGPPGLGGSRPSSAPGMLPLSV; this is encoded by the exons ATGGAGAGCCTGGGAAGCTTGTTTAAG GTCGTGTTGATCATGGACAGTGAAGAAATCCCTACTTTTTCGAGTCCAAAGGAGGAAACTGCATATTGGAAAGAGCTTTCCTTGAAGTACAAGCAAAG cttccaggaggcccgTGAGGAGCTGGCTGAGTTccaggaggggagcagggagttGGAGGCTGAGTTGGAGGCACAGCTAGTGCAGGCTGAGCAGAGGAACAGAGATTTGCAAGCAGATAACCAAAGACTGAAATATGAAGTGGAAACATTAAAG GAGAAACTGGAGCACCAGTACGCCCAGAGTTACAAGCAGGTGTCGTTGTTGGAGGATGACCTGAGCCAGACAAGGGCCATCAAAGATCAGCTGCACAAATATgtgagggagctggagcaggcCAACGATGACCTGGAACGTGCCAAGAG GGCAACAATAGTTTCATTGGAAGACTTTGAACAAAGGCTGAACCAAGCTATTgagagaaatgcatttttagaAAGTGAACTGGATGACAAGGAGTCATTGCTGGTCTCTGTACAGAGATTAAAGGATGAAGCAAGAG ACCTCCGGCAGGAGCTGGCTGTGagggaaaggcagcaggaggTGACCCGAAAATCAGCGCCCAGCTCCCCCACGCTGGACTGTGAGAAGATGGATTCAGCTGTCCAGGCCTCTCTCTCCTTGCCAGCCACACCCGTTGGAAAAGGATCAGAAAATagttttccttccccaaaag CTATACCAAATGGGTTTGGTACCAGCCCACTCACTCCTTCAGCTCGAATATCTGCACTCAACATTGTGGGAGATCTGCTACGCAAAGTGGGG GCCTTAGAATCCAAATTAGCTGCTTGCAGGAATTTTGCAAAGGACCAGGCATCACGGAAATCCTACATTTCAGGGACCGTGGGCAGCGCCGTGATGAGCAGCAGCGGCACAAAGTACCCACACCCCGGGCACACGTCCTTCTTCGACAAGGG ggcagtgaACGGCTTTGACCAAGGGCCCCCCGGCCTGGGGGGCTCCCGACCCTCCTCGGCGCCGGGAATGCTCCCCCTGAGCGTATGA
- the NDEL1 gene encoding nuclear distribution protein nudE-like 1 isoform X3, with the protein MESLGSLFKVVLIMDSEEIPTFSSPKEETAYWKELSLKYKQSFQEAREELAEFQEGSRELEAELEAQLVQAEQRNRDLQADNQRLKYEVETLKEKLEHQYAQSYKQVSLLEDDLSQTRAIKDQLHKYVRELEQANDDLERAKRATIVSLEDFEQRLNQAIERNAFLESELDDKESLLVSVQRLKDEARDLRQELAVRERQQEVTRKSAPSSPTLDCEKMDSAVQASLSLPATPVGKGSENSFPSPKAIPNGFGTSPLTPSARISALNIVGDLLRKVGALESKLAACRNFAKDQASRKSYISGTVGSAVMSSSGTKYPHPGHTSFFDKGREKVIFPTLVMGQ; encoded by the exons ATGGAGAGCCTGGGAAGCTTGTTTAAG GTCGTGTTGATCATGGACAGTGAAGAAATCCCTACTTTTTCGAGTCCAAAGGAGGAAACTGCATATTGGAAAGAGCTTTCCTTGAAGTACAAGCAAAG cttccaggaggcccgTGAGGAGCTGGCTGAGTTccaggaggggagcagggagttGGAGGCTGAGTTGGAGGCACAGCTAGTGCAGGCTGAGCAGAGGAACAGAGATTTGCAAGCAGATAACCAAAGACTGAAATATGAAGTGGAAACATTAAAG GAGAAACTGGAGCACCAGTACGCCCAGAGTTACAAGCAGGTGTCGTTGTTGGAGGATGACCTGAGCCAGACAAGGGCCATCAAAGATCAGCTGCACAAATATgtgagggagctggagcaggcCAACGATGACCTGGAACGTGCCAAGAG GGCAACAATAGTTTCATTGGAAGACTTTGAACAAAGGCTGAACCAAGCTATTgagagaaatgcatttttagaAAGTGAACTGGATGACAAGGAGTCATTGCTGGTCTCTGTACAGAGATTAAAGGATGAAGCAAGAG ACCTCCGGCAGGAGCTGGCTGTGagggaaaggcagcaggaggTGACCCGAAAATCAGCGCCCAGCTCCCCCACGCTGGACTGTGAGAAGATGGATTCAGCTGTCCAGGCCTCTCTCTCCTTGCCAGCCACACCCGTTGGAAAAGGATCAGAAAATagttttccttccccaaaag CTATACCAAATGGGTTTGGTACCAGCCCACTCACTCCTTCAGCTCGAATATCTGCACTCAACATTGTGGGAGATCTGCTACGCAAAGTGGGG GCCTTAGAATCCAAATTAGCTGCTTGCAGGAATTTTGCAAAGGACCAGGCATCACGGAAATCCTACATTTCAGGGACCGTGGGCAGCGCCGTGATGAGCAGCAGCGGCACAAAGTACCCACACCCCGGGCACACGTCCTTCTTCGACAAGGG GCGTGAGAAGGTCATATTCCCCACCTTGGTCATGG ggcagtga